AGAAACTCGGGAGCAACTGAAACAGTTTTGGGATGATGAATTCAATGCAATATCATCTGGAGAAACAACTATTGAGAGAGATCTAAAGTGGATGCGGAAGGAGGTTATTGAGGCATTCGAGACATACAGTGAGGCTAATGTctgtattcatatatatatattctatatagaaattaatgATTCTATTTTTAAACTTTTACTTTAGAATGTTTGTTTAACTTTTTACTTTCGAATGTTTATCAGGTAGTTGATTATGAGCTTGAAGATCTTTCTCGTCAGTGCTTGATTTTTGATGATTGTGGTCAGCCATACCatcattataattttacaatgaagtCTAAGCGTCCTGATTCTGATTTGGAGTCTAGTACTAATTGTCCTGATTCTGATTTGGAGTCTAGTACTAATTTGGAGAGTTGCATTTCTCGTCACTATTTTGCTGAAGTTAAACTTATGGATGGAAagaaacattatttttgttgTCCATTGGAGTCGTTTGACAATGGTACATACAACACTTGTATTTATTGTATATCTTATATTTATGTCACTcaaattttatacatttggaacctttagctaattaattaaatttttattaGGTCATTGTCATGGATGCCGGAATTCTGGCATTGATCTGAAGCATCCTTCAAACGGTGGTTATGAGGAGGGCAACGCATACTCTGGACTCTCTTTTGATGATGATGAATTCGATGCAATCTCTGAAGAAACAACTAAGGAGAAAGGTATAGAGTGGATGCGGGAGGAGGTTATTGAGGCATTCGAGACATACAGTAATGCTAATGTCAGTATtcatttatatattatatagaaattaaTGCTTCTATTATTAAACTTTAGAATGTTTGTTTAACTTTTTACTTTCGAATGTGTATCAGGTAGTTGATTATGAGCTTGAAGATCTTTCTCGTCAGTGCTTGATTTTTGATGATTGTGGTCAGCCATACCATCATTATAATTTCACAATGAAGTCTAAGTGTCCTAATTCTGATTTGGAGTCTAGTACTAATGTGGAGAGTTGCATTTCTCGTCACTATTTTGCTGAAGTTAAACTTATGGACGGAGagaaacattatttttgttgTCCATTGGAGTCGTTTGACAATGGTATATACAACACTTATATTTATTGTATATCTTATATTTATGTCACTcaaattttatacatttggaacctttagctaattaattaaatttttattaGGTCATTGTCATGGATGCCGGAATTCTGGCATTGATCTGAAGCATCCTTCAAACGGTGGTTATGAGGAGGGCAACGCAGACTCTGGATTCTCTTTTGATCCAATCTAATTAGATCTATAGACTATAGAGTTGATCATACTGGATGGGTAGCGTTGCTGTGGGATAATTGTCTAATAAAACAGTAAATAtgagttgtaaaaaaaatcttacttaTTGTACGATTTTATTTTGTgtggttatatattttttaccttGATCAATTATTCATATTCAAAGATAATAAATGATTAGGTTGTATGATATGCTTTTGAGTGGGAAGAGATGTAATTCGCACCCTTAATGAATCATCCAATGGCTAAAATACAATTGAGCTGATGTGACTTAATGAGAGAAAGCGAATTAGCATTAATTATGCTTAGTGGAGCTTTATGTATTTCATACATATGTATTAAATTGAAGACCCTAGATTGATGAGTAGAGTTGTATAATGAATATTACTACATAAGTAACATAACCTTACCTCGTGTGTTCATGTTCGAACTGGTATTgattaataattatatttttatttggtAGTATTAGCAATATATTGGCAATATGTTGCATGTGTGTCGCTATTGTTTCTTATGTGTGAAACGCTTATAGTTCCAGCCTACATGGTACACCTGCTTTTTAATTGTGATGGCTGATGGACAAGATGCTGTATTAGGTCAAGTCTCTGTTCTCCGTTGATTTCCATGTTATACTTCAACTTAGAGGAGTTTTAGGGGTTGATAAATGCAAAATCACTTGCCATCCAAGCGCCCATTTTGGCATAACTCATGCTCGGATATTCTTATATCTGTGGCTCTGTACCAAACACTTTCAAAATCATGGATAACATAAAGTATTAGAGTGGAGCTGCCAAACAGCTGCCAAACCGGAAattatacttcatccgtttcacaatataagtcattctagtatttcccacattcatattgatgttaatgaatctagacatatatatctatatagattcattaacatcaatttaaatgtgagaaatgttacaattacttacattgtgaaacggaggaagtacgtgAAATGGCATTTTCTCAGCTCCGCTCCACCCACAGAGTAGGAGCTGGACCAAATGGGACAGCACCAAGTTTCAGACTCCACTGCTCTACACACACTTGTCACCACCATCAATTTCAATTACATGTATAGTTgatgctgctactactactactgatgGTTAGGAACTTAGGATGGATGATCATTTGGTCATTTCTGCTGCAAATTGTGAGCAGGCAACCTCGGGAAGGAGAAGCTGTCATGGCGCTCCGGtggtgtcggcgtcggcgtcgagtCGACGTCCACGCGCACCTCCGCCCTCCCGGCGTCGAGGCTCCGCTGCTTTGTCGGCGGTATCAGGAGCCTCGTCGGCGACGCGAACGGCGTGTCCGTGTCGGAGCAGTCCGAGTCGGACAGCGTCCCCGTCGCGCCGACGTGGGCGATGGTCTTGTAGCGGTGGAGGTGGCGCACCGGCATGGCCGCGGCGTCGCGTTCTCGCTGGCTCTCctccgttgccgtcgccgtcgtcgtcgtcgtctccgtgcCCGGTGTCTCTGAACCTGGCTCATGGGATGACCCcttctgctgcttcttcttcaccACTGCTGCCTTGTGCCATTTCTTCAGGGCCTTCGCCGTCTGCTCGTCGAAAATCGTTCTCTTCATCTGTGAACCCATCTGGAGAACAATCAATCCTTCTCCGGTTAGTCGTCGGcaggataaaaagaaaaaaaagagagagatcttAGGTTGATTGATAGCAAGTGCAGCTCAATATCTTCTCTGAAATGTTAGCTGAAAGTGAGGTGTGTTACTGAACTTTGTCAGATGATGTGAATAGTTACCTGAGATACGAGAGCATAGAGTGGAAGTGTGATATAGCTGCACATGAATTGAACGACAACCCTGTAGACATGGGTtggaaaaaatattaatttattagCATTCAGTAGAAAATTGTGAGAAAAGTAAGACAAAGTATGAAAATTACCCAAGGCAGACTCTGGCGATGATAAGCTCAAAGTTGTCATGGAAGCAGGATCTCAACCCGAATTCGTACTGCACAAAAGTTCAGCATCATCAGAGAAATTATAGCTGTGCCGTAAAAcagtttttcaaattttgaaatggAGACAATCTTTACCCAAATCCAAAAGAAGTATGTAATTTCAAATGCATTCTGCAAGAACAATGAAGAGCTATTAGATGAAGGAAAAATACACTCCTATTTTCGCAGCCTTGTGGCTTCAGATTCAAAAGTAAGTGCATGCTAAAGACTAGAGATTAAGTATTCCGTGGCAACAAAGTATTCTCTAAACACTGATACTTTATTTCCTTAGCAATCATGATAGTGAAAATTCAATTTGACACTGCTATCCAGATGTCTATGGTGCATGACATTCATCATTTGGTGGATGTAAGTGAGTCAAGGTTGTGCATTTTACGCAAAAGCTTTTCCGCAAGCTTTATGTTCAAGTTACCTGAAATGACGCGAAATGGATAAGATGAAGAACCAGACGTGGCTTCCCGAACCAAAAATGTTCATCACTGAGTTTCACCACCGGCATTCCTTGAATTACTGTATGCCTCTCTTTAATTTCAACAGCCATCATTGCAATTATAGCCTGCAGCTTTGTTCCAACTGCTAAAGTTACCTACATTTAGGACAAACTGTTGGTACCAGTCATAAGAGATATGTGACCATAATGAGAACCATAATATGTACTAGCCTAGTAGGTACCAAGCTGAGCACTTACTACAAGGGGGATTGTAGAGAACCAGAACAAGTTATGCCATCCTGGAGAAATATGTAAAATAAATAGGAAGTTAACATCATTTCCATCAGAGTATCTTGTTTCTTCTGAACTATATCCATTGCATCTGAACTCCAACAAGGAGCTAAACTTTTTTAAGTGTTCAACTCAATGCAAATAGCATTCCTTCAGTAGAGGCAAACTATGTGAAATACAAAAGATTATTTGACCACAACGTAGATTTTAGGAAGttgatggtaaaaaaaataggatTGTAACTCACCATGAACATTGAAGAGCATAATGGCCAACGCAGAAGCCCATAAGGGTGCACTGGCAATGTAAAGGTTGATAAAACAAGTTAATCGGTAATTACTTATTAGGAAGACAGAGCATGGATAATAAAGAGAACAAGAAGACAAGATATTGCAATTCAATAAGATAATGGCACAGTCAGAGACAACTTCCAATCTGCAATCTGTAGGAAATTACATCAAGAAAGTGCTTGCACTTTTTCTGTGGGAATGAAACATCCTAAATTGTAACTGCTGCTATTTCCATTCGTTTATGCACAACTTATCTAAATGTAGCTAACTCTGAGTTGATATAGAACAATGGACAATGGATAATGAACAAAGCTCACTTAAATGTTTAAAGACAACCCCACATTTTGTAACTAATGAATAAAAGGGTCCAAAGAAatgattgttttctttttgtcaaTTGCAACAGTACTCTTAAAAAGGAACAACAAAGGTATACAACTAAAAATGCCAGATTTCAAGGCTTCCTTACCTAATGCCAACAACTGTCTTAAAATCGTCCTCCAGTGACCTTTTGATGTATTTCCGAAAATTGAACCTAGTCCCTAGAGATAAATGAGCCTACAAAGAGATTTTGTCAGAAGCACCAAATTGACATAAGAAAATCACTGGTACTTTGGCAAGTGACAAGCTACTTACAGCAATGAATCCGTGCCTCAAAGTCAGGTAGTCTGTCCTTCTAACAGATCTGAAGAACTGCCTAAAGAAGCTCACCTACATATTTCACATCAAATGGAGTCATAGAAAGCCCATGAGAAACTGCAAAACATCATTTCTATTGTTTTTGCTATATATTCATGAAAAACCATTTTTTCCTTCAACAGTAATTTGTCCTGGGAATAAGTAGTCTGTTCAAGTTGAAACTTTTGATTTCCAGTATCTATGATTAACCTTATGGTTTCCTGGCAGATTCAAGTTAATGTTGTATATTAAGATGACAACTTGAAGTATTGTAAAACAATATAGTATATGCTAACTGGTAACAATAAGTAGCTAGGCAGGAGCCATGAGAAGACTTACAAAATAGAGCAGAATAGTACTTTTGCTCCAACAGCTTGCATGTTGCCTCACAAAAGACGTTTGATGAGTAAGCCTGAACTTTGAGGGGTCTGAAATTGAAATGTGAAACAAATTCTTAAATAAAAAGAATGAAATATGGACCACCCTGaggccaaaaaaacaaaaaagatctTCATGCACCATGGATTTTGTTCTAAGCTCTAGCATGAATTTCACATAAACATATGAAACAATAACTTATCTAGATAGATATTAGTGCATTACCATATGAAAACTCGTAGGTAAGGGAGCAAGTCTCCTTCTCCCACTCCTTCCATATACGTGTCTACACAGAAGAGTTCAGAATGGTTTCagctttgtgtttttttttctctttttcactCCATATAAGTCCATAAAACTAATAGCAAAGAAGGTACTAATAACATGATCCTGGTACAGGAAACCTTCACGAAGTTCAAACCTTTAGACTGACCTTACCTTTGCTCTACCCAGAGACATTGTAATAGCACTGAATGCGACATGAAAGACTGCCAGGAAGAACACGAAGATATGCAGCTGGTGAAGCCCATCAGCTGAAACAAGCGACACCATACCCTGCCATGTCGTCATTTGCATTTTCAGAGGTCAACAAACGCAACTTAGGAATGATCAGGCATATCTGAAAGATGCAGTCTGAACAGAAGATCAGAAACGACTCCTGCCACTGAACAAATGTGAACTCCTAGCACACAAGAATTGCTCACTTTGCGGCATGTAAAGCTGAACAGAAGAACAGAAACAATTTCTGCCTCTGCAAAAATGTGAACTAGTAGCACACAAGAAATTGCTCACTTTGGCGCATTTAAAATTGGTTGGATCTCCAGATAGGTGTCGCcggccatggccaccaccaccgggcACCTCCTGCTCTGAAGAACTCCTCCGGAGGCTGCAGGGAAGCATGGTGTCCGCGGCTCCCACCGGGATGCAGATGCGCGATATGTACCTCCCCGTGACACTGAGCAGCAACGAGATGAACCCCAGCGTCATCAGCTCTGCACATGTTTGTAAACCTCCATCAAATTCCAGCTTCACCCGGAGATGATGAGAGCCCAATCGATtcagaaaatgaaaaagaagaacaaatttATGAAAGAAACGCCGCAATGTACCGGATTTGACCTTCTCCAGCGCGTCGAACagcgccttcttcctcctcttgctGAACCACTGCAACCCAAGAAACACACAAATCAGAACCTCGAGCCAAAAAAAGAGAGGGAAGAAACCAACAAGCGGAATGATTCAGGAGGGGGTTTGGAAATGGAATCAGCATACCTGGCcaaggtggtggaggaggccctcgaggaggatggaggcggcgacgatgacggcgcAGACGGCCGCCACGGCCCACGTCGGCGTCTGGTCCAGCGCCCTCGCGCCGTCCccgccggctcctcctcctccgcctccgccgctcccgctcATCGTTGCTCCGCTTGAGCTGCCGCTGCAGCTCTCTCGGCTGCAGCTGAGCGTTAATGGCGGCTGAAACTTGAAAAAACCACAGTGAAGTGAAGTACCGAAGCGCGTGCTGCTGCAGGAGATGAAGACGAGGAGGGGTGCGTGTTTAAACGCGGTCCGTCAGACAAACTGACAAGGCTTTGAGAGGGAAAGGAAAAGGGGGGCCATTTATTTTCTGGGGTCCGGCTATTTTTCGCATTTTAGTCATTGCCTTTTATACAATTGTGACAAGGAAATTCGATGATATGTATTCCCATCCTACGAGTGGATCGCGAGATCTATTGACCCCGTAGGAGGAAAGTAAGAAAATGACATTCGATGttgcctcatcttttcgcttatgcttatcagtcaATATTTagattttcaaccttaaatttgaaactgattttaagattattttttttcatcgaagtttatttttcatcagcctttgtttttagatcgctaaaaacatgtatataaaagttttattcacaaattacttttcatttgcaaatatatcgtttcgcttattccgtGAATAAGCGAAATGATGGCTTCGGATATGTATTCCCATCACACGAGTAGACCGTGAGATGTATTGACCCCGTCATGGGGAAATAGGAAAAGGACATTTGATGATATGTATTCCCATCCCATGAGTGGACCGCAAAATCTATTTGACCCCGAGATCTATTGACCCCATCAGAGGAAAGTCAGAAGATTGTTTCTCTCACATTGCTATGAAGTGAAATTACTATTGGCTATTAgacattttgagacggagagggTATGTTGTTTTGGTTTGTATTTTGATGTGACTTTATGCCCATTTtgtcatatagaaattttatacTAGGATGTGTCTGTAGTAATGTTGTCCTTGCAATGTGTACCTTACAAGGAGAAAATAATGGGGCATTGTGTTGGTACATCGATATTGTTTTCCAAGGAAATAATCATAACTTCAAGCCTTTCATGAAGGACATGTCAGgctatctaaattacttttatctcAGGGACCTAGACAGAAAACTTCACTTTCCAAAAAACAAAAACGCCATAAAAGGAGAAAACAATTCCCCCCAAAATCCAGTTCACGGGAACCGTGTTCTGGGTAGATGGCCCCGTAATGGCCAATCCTAAATGCATGCAAATTGTGTAGGCCACCCCAACCACATCTCGAAATTTTCTTGGTGTCATCACCACCAAATTTCTTTTAAACTTCCAATCCTGCAGCGAGAGTACAGTACTGTAGTAGTGTATCTTCATCCCTGCCAAAACCGGCGGTTTGTTATTTCTTCGGTCCCCCATCTGGAGCCGACCATGTCCCATGTCCCATGAACAATCAATTATCAAATCTCTCTCGATTTCTGGCCTCTGTTCGTTCTCTGCATGTTCCAAAGGGAGCCACTTGTTGTTGTTCAGGGTGAACTGGAGAAGAAAGAAACCATGAGCAGGTGAAAAGATTGTTAATTACTTCCAGGCGACCATCTGGTGCTGTCCCAACACATCACGGCGAATTGTTCGCGCATCAACGCGTATTACTTcgctacttcctccgtcaaaaaaacccaatcctaaACCCAGGAAGCATAGATAaaaaagtttttcttttctttcttttttaaatctatactctctccatcctaaaaaccttattttttttaactcaaTAATTTGGTAAGAGAAACTTATTTTCAGTAATGGGTCCACTGGCCTTCTTTATTATTGTTCTTTTCTCCCTCTTGTTTAGAGACCATGGCCTACCACTCTAATTATCATGTGCAAatgttattaattaattagagctTGGATGTGCCAAGAGTCTAGCCATATCAAGAACTAGGAAAACATATGGTTTTAATGGAGAGCATATTTGTTTTGTAACATATATTGATCTGTCTGAGACAAgttgaaaataatttttttttctcaagataGCGGGAGTAGCTAGATAGCTTTGCCGGACAAAAGTTTTCTGAACTTGTAGTAGCTAGCTTTAAGGGTGGGTTtatttcacgctaaaattagaagtttgattaaaattagaacgatacgacggaaaaattgaaagtttgtgtgtaagaaagttttaatatgatagaaaagttgaaagtttggagaaaaagtttaaaactaaacaagggcttagggccagtttagttcccaaaaattttccccttcacctatcacatcgaatctttggacacatgcatggagcattaaatgtggacaaaaagaaaaaccaattgcacagtttagctataaatcgcgagacgaatcttttgagcctaattaggccatgattagccataaatgctacagtaacccacatgtgcaaATGACGGCTTAagtaggctcaaaagattcgtctcgcggtttccaggcgagttctgaaattagtttttttattcgtgtccgaaaaccccttccgacatccggtcaaacgtctgatgtgacacccaaaaatttcctcttccccagctaaacacagccttagcctCTTTTCTTCGGTAGTGTACTGACATTGACTAGGAGCGGCCTCTTTCTTGTCGGCGTTGTCGCATTGATATCACATCACACGACTTCACGAACCGATATCACAAAGAATCGGCAACCGGGGGTTGTGCTAGGACGCAGCTGGGATCATGGATTGCAGCGCGGTAGGCATGCCACATGCTGCTGTGCAAATCAATGTCTCGAAACCGATGGGTTCCAACTCGTATCTGCAATGCCTCTGTATTTCCATGCTGCATATTCAGACATTGATTTGCAACTTTTGCCACCTCGGTAAGTTTCTCGACGTCAACGTACGTGGCGCTGTTTAAATAAGGTTTTTAAAAGGAACAAATGATTAATTTTTTGGCAAATTCAGTGGGTGTCAAGTTCTCTTTTTCTTTGGGAAGAAAGACATGTCAGTTCATTTTGTATTCAGAAATTCAGATGGGAACAGACAGTCAGCCAGACAGCTATTGGGGATTAGTGTCACGTCGCTCCACCGCTAAGCTAATTGTCAGCATTGCTTGCCAGAACATGGCATGCATGAGGAGCAATCGACAACGACAAGAGCGTTTGAATGCAACGGATTTGGGAGAAAAATGGCCAACCAAATTAGCAGTGCCAGGATTATCTCCTTCTAGATGCATCATGCTTCTGTTTTAATCCCAAGTTTTAACGCCACGTTTAGCTGATGATTTCAATCTCAGCAACAGCGATATGCCAGCTGAATAATTGATTTTCATGATACCACAATATTAGCAAGGTTTTATatggaagcaaaaaaaaaaaggaaatacgtGTGCACATTTGTTGCTAACTTTAATGACACCACCGTTAAATTTGGCCGCTGTTTCCAATTATTATGACTGGGATTATGGCTTCTGTCTGTCACCAACTGACAGAACAACAAGAACACCGGACACCAGAATTCGTTGTTTTTCTGTAAGGAACCAAGTGACTAGTACTAGTACAAAATTGCCATGCATTTTAGTACTATAATTTTGGGTtgtcagccaaaaaaaaaaacaaacagttGGGTTTCGTGAGTTTTGGATTGAATTTTTTGAAACCGGTTTTGGATTGAATTAGTGTTGTGACAATCATCAGAAAGGAAGAGCGTTAGCATCTTCTGAAACCTAGCACTGACTATAAGCTGAGACTTGTTTGTGTATATATTCATGAAATGAAGCATATGGTAAAGAAAAAATTCGATCCAtagcggtaaaaaaaaaatagtggcaTGTCCTTCTGATCAAAAGCGAAAAATTCTTGTGCAATTTTTTGGTACCGTCTTTTCATGTGATATGGATCAAATTTTCTCGATGTTAAAAACTAGAAAGATTAGAAATGCCGAATAGCTAGCAGGACAATAGAAGTGTAGAAGGAGATTTGGATCAACCGTAACTTTCATTGATCAATGGAGCTTATATTTATACATGTACAACAAGGCTTGGGAGTTGTCTGGGCCTAACTAATCCCCTGATCTAAGGGACGTGCAGCGGTGCGAGCGGAGCGAGGAGCGCTGCGCGTCGTGCGCGGGGTGCGCGTCGTGCGCGTGGAGCGCGCCGCGAGAGTCTGACGAAGCCGTTCGCCAACACCCCCCCGCAGTCGCAGCCGTCGTATCACCGACGCAGAGACTGGCTCGGAACTCGTTGAACATGCTTGAAGGAAGCCCTTTTGTGAACACATCCGCGAACTGATGGGCACTCGGTATCGGTAGGACGCGGAGTTCACCGAGCGCGACCTTCTCCCTGACGAAGTGGATGTCGAGCTCGATGTGTTTGGTCCGCTTGTGGTGCACCGGATTCTTGGACATGTAGACGCTGGAGATGTTGTCACAGTAAGCGATCGTCGCCTGTGGAACGCGGCAGTGGAGTTCACCGAGCAGCTGGCGCAACCAAGTGCACTCCGCCACCGCGTTCGCCACACCTCTGTACTCGGCTTCCGCACTTGACCTCGAGACGGTCGTCTGCCGCTTGGACGACCAGGA
Above is a window of Oryza sativa Japonica Group chromosome 10, ASM3414082v1 DNA encoding:
- the LOC4349257 gene encoding uncharacterized protein isoform X1: MAEDANAGRKSSTHLAQSPELHASLESHELSDREIPKDASVHQQAIDEPQPLYNIPITRGEGTLITELRKVMEELRVSYYADTDEETREQLKQFWDDEFNAISSGETTIERDLKWMRKEVIEAFETYSEANVVDYELEDLSRQCLIFDDCGQPYHHYNFTMKSKRPDSDLESSTNCPDSDLESSTNLESCISRHYFAEVKLMDGKKHYFCCPLESFDNGHCHGCRNSGIDLKHPSNGGYEEGNAYSGLSFDDDEFDAISEETTKEKGIEWMREEVIEAFETYSNANVVDYELEDLSRQCLIFDDCGQPYHHYNFTMKSKCPNSDLESSTNVESCISRHYFAEVKLMDGEKHYFCCPLESFDNGHCHGCRNSGIDLKHPSNGGYEEGNADSGFSFDPI
- the LOC4349257 gene encoding uncharacterized protein isoform X2, whose protein sequence is MAEDANAGRKSSTHLAQSPELHASLESHELDREIPKDASVHQQAIDEPQPLYNIPITRGEGTLITELRKVMEELRVSYYADTDEETREQLKQFWDDEFNAISSGETTIERDLKWMRKEVIEAFETYSEANVVDYELEDLSRQCLIFDDCGQPYHHYNFTMKSKRPDSDLESSTNCPDSDLESSTNLESCISRHYFAEVKLMDGKKHYFCCPLESFDNGHCHGCRNSGIDLKHPSNGGYEEGNAYSGLSFDDDEFDAISEETTKEKGIEWMREEVIEAFETYSNANVVDYELEDLSRQCLIFDDCGQPYHHYNFTMKSKCPNSDLESSTNVESCISRHYFAEVKLMDGEKHYFCCPLESFDNGHCHGCRNSGIDLKHPSNGGYEEGNADSGFSFDPI
- the LOC4349257 gene encoding uncharacterized protein isoform X3; this encodes MAEDANAGRKSSTHLAQSPELHASLESHELYNIPITRGEGTLITELRKVMEELRVSYYADTDEETREQLKQFWDDEFNAISSGETTIERDLKWMRKEVIEAFETYSEANVVDYELEDLSRQCLIFDDCGQPYHHYNFTMKSKRPDSDLESSTNCPDSDLESSTNLESCISRHYFAEVKLMDGKKHYFCCPLESFDNGHCHGCRNSGIDLKHPSNGGYEEGNAYSGLSFDDDEFDAISEETTKEKGIEWMREEVIEAFETYSNANVVDYELEDLSRQCLIFDDCGQPYHHYNFTMKSKCPNSDLESSTNVESCISRHYFAEVKLMDGEKHYFCCPLESFDNGHCHGCRNSGIDLKHPSNGGYEEGNADSGFSFDPI
- the LOC4349258 gene encoding MLO-like protein 9 isoform X2; amino-acid sequence: MSGSGGGGGGGAGGDGARALDQTPTWAVAAVCAVIVAASILLEGLLHHLGQWFSKRRKKALFDALEKVKSELMTLGFISLLLSVTGRYISRICIPVGAADTMLPCSLRRSSSEQEVPGGGGHGRRHLSGDPTNFKCAKGMVSLVSADGLHQLHIFVFFLAVFHVAFSAITMSLGRAKTRIWKEWEKETCSLTYEFSYDPSKFRLTHQTSFVRQHASCWSKSTILLYFVSFFRQFFRSVRRTDYLTLRHGFIAAHLSLGTRFNFRKYIKRSLEDDFKTVVGISAPLWASALAIMLFNVHGWHNLFWFSTIPLVVTLAVGTKLQAIIAMMAVEIKERHTVIQGMPVVKLSDEHFWFGKPRLVLHLIHFASFQYEFGLRSCFHDNFELIIARVCLGVVVQFMCSYITLPLYALVSQMGSQMKRTIFDEQTAKALKKWHKAAVVKKKQQKGSSHEPGSETPGTETTTTTATATEESQRERDAAAMPVRHLHRYKTIAHVGATGTLSDSDCSDTDTPFASPTRLLIPPTKQRSLDAGRAEVRVDVDSTPTPTPPERHDSFSFPRLPAHNLQQK
- the LOC4349258 gene encoding MLO-like protein 9 isoform X1 translates to MSGSGGGGGGGAGGDGARALDQTPTWAVAAVCAVIVAASILLEGLLHHLGQWFSKRRKKALFDALEKVKSELMTLGFISLLLSVTGRYISRICIPVGAADTMLPCSLRRSSSEQEVPGGGGHGRRHLSGDPTNFKCAKGMVSLVSADGLHQLHIFVFFLAVFHVAFSAITMSLGRAKTRIWKEWEKETCSLTYEFSYDPSKFRLTHQTSFVRQHASCWSKSTILLYFVSFFRQFFRSVRRTDYLTLRHGFIAAHLSLGTRFNFRKYIKRSLEDDFKTVVGISAPLWASALAIMLFNVHGWHNLFWFSTIPLVVTLAVGTKLQAIIAMMAVEIKERHTVIQGMPVVKLSDEHFWFGKPRLVLHLIHFASFQNAFEITYFFWIWYEFGLRSCFHDNFELIIARVCLGVVVQFMCSYITLPLYALVSQMGSQMKRTIFDEQTAKALKKWHKAAVVKKKQQKGSSHEPGSETPGTETTTTTATATEESQRERDAAAMPVRHLHRYKTIAHVGATGTLSDSDCSDTDTPFASPTRLLIPPTKQRSLDAGRAEVRVDVDSTPTPTPPERHDSFSFPRLPAHNLQQK